One region of Eremothecium gossypii ATCC 10895 chromosome II, complete sequence genomic DNA includes:
- the NAM7 gene encoding ATP-dependent RNA helicase NAM7 (Syntenic homolog of Saccharomyces cerevisiae YMR080C (NAM7)), with the protein MAASLENGAKETTPAISNSGSQGLLAQDGGSDRELDFYYNSDGELIKLVADDEKPEEDLGNLVSVAEHACSYCSIDSPSCVVKCNACNKWFCNSKNGTSSSHIINHLVFSHHNVVSLHPESDLGDTVLECYNCGCRNVFLLGFVSAKSEAVVVILCRLPCAQTRNVNWDTDQWQSLIENRQLLSWVAEEPSEEDQLKACLITPSQISKLEMKWRSNKDATINDIDLPEEQEELPPVLMRYTDAYQYQRSFGPLVKLEADYDKQLKESQALEHISVTWTLGLNNRHLASFALSTFESNELKVAVGDEMILRYSGLQQAEWEGRGYILRLPNSFQDEFTLELKPSKAPPPTNLTTGFTAEFVWKGTSYQRMQEALKKFAVDKKSISGYLYYKILGHDVPDIEFEVDLPKDFSIPNFTKLNTSQVNAVAHVLQRPLSLIQGPPGTGKTVTSATIVYHLSKMHKERVLVCAPSNVAVDHLAAKLRDMGLKVVRLTAKSREDVESSVSDLALHNLVARSSRGELKKLLKLKDEVGELSVKDTRSFVKLVRKTESTILKKADVVCCTCVGAGDKRLDSKFRTVLIDESTQASEPECLIPIIKGAKQVVLVGDHQQLGPVILDRNAGDAGLKQSLFERLISLGHVPIRLEVQYRMNPYLSEFPSNMFYEGTLQNGVTVEQRTVVDSSFPWPICDIPMMFWANYGREEISANGTSYLNRIEAINCERIITRLFKDGVKPEQIGVVTPYEGQRAYIIQYMQMNGSMDKDLYMTVEVASVDAFQGREKDYIILSCVRANDQQSIGFLTDPRRLNVALTRAKYGLAILGNPASLCRNSIWNHLLIHFREKGCLVEGTMDNLQLCTMQLTRSKNVNSNSDSRQKNTKWHLESNLPLPEFPISNNREFDSQNLMSFGGQGSNIFAPSSDLSSFMNSNQQYWNAPGPELGLPAKERDSEQRGYTSSNVGLDATLARELQQFTASSLGYEANQDSTGTAQFKALNSFQNLNIHG; encoded by the coding sequence ATGGCTGCGAGCTTGGAAAATGGAGCCAAGGAGACCACGCCTGCCATTTCGAACAGTGGGAGCCAGGGCTTGCTTGCGCAGGACGGCGGCTCGGACAGGGAGCTAGACTTCTACTACAACTCGGACGGCGAACTGATAAAGCTGGTAGCAGATGACGAGAAGCCGGAGGAGGACCTCGGGAACCTGGTGTCCGTCGCGGAGCACGCGTGCTCGTACTGCTCGATAGACTCGCCCAGCTGCGTGGTGAAGTGCAACGCGTGCAACAAGTGGTTCTGCAACTCGAAGAACGGGACGTCCAGCTCACACATCATCAACCACTTGGTGTTCTCACACCACAACGTGGTATCGCTGCACCCGGAGTCTGACCTGGGTGACACTGTGCTTGAGTGCTACAACTGTGGCTGCAGAAACGTGTTCCTGCTGGGGTTTGTGTCGGCCAAGAGCGAAGCCGTTGTGGTGATCCTCTGCCGCTTGCCCTGTGCGCAGACGAGAAACGTGAACTGGGACACCGACCAGTGGCAGTCGCTGATAGAAAACAGGCAGCTGCTCAGCTGGGTGGCCGAGGAGCCGAGCGAGGAGGACCAGTTGAAGGCGTGCCTGATCACCCCGAGCCAGATCTCTAAGCTGGAGATGAAGTGGCGCTCGAACAAGGACGCGACAATCAACGACATCGACCTGCccgaggagcaggaggaaCTGCCACCTGTTCTGATGCGGTACACCGATGCATACCAGTACCAGAGATCGTTCGGTCCTTTGGTGAAGTTGGAAGCAGACTACGACAAGCAGCTGAAGGAGTCGCAGGCACTAGAGCATATTTCCGTGACCTGGACACTGGGGTTGAATAATCGTCATCTTGCCTCGTTTGCCCTTTCGACGTTTGAGTCTAACGAGCTCAAGGTCGCTGTAGGCGATGAGATGATTTTGAGATATTCTGGTCTCCAACAGGCGGAATGGGAGGGGCGCGGGTATATTCTGCGCTTGCCCAACAGTTTCCAGGATGAGTTCACTCTGGAACTGAAGCCAAGCAAGGCGCCGCCTCCAACAAACCTGACGACTGGGTTCACTGCCGAATTCGTTTGGAAGGGTACGTCCTACCAGCGTATGCAAGAAGCGCTGAAAAAGTTTGCTGTGGACAAGAAGTCCATCTCAGGTTACCTATATTACAAGATACTAGGACACGATGTACCAGATATCGAGTTCGAAGTCGACCTTCCAAAAGACTTTTCTATTCCAAATTTCACGAAGCTCAATACCTCTCAGGTTAACGCTGTAGCGCATGTGCTACAGAGACCTCTATCTCTGATTCAAGGCCCACCGGGCACTGGTAAAACCGTGACATCTGCGACGATTGTATACCATTTGTCGAAAATGCACAAAGAGCGTGTTTTGGTCTGTGCCCCGTCTAACGTCGCTGTCGACCATCTGGCCGCGAAGCTTCGCGATATGGGTCTGAAGGTCGTTCGCCTGACTGCGAAAAGCAGAGAGGACGTTGAATCGTCTGTTTCAGATTTAGCTTTGCATAATTTGGTTGCTCGTTCGTCAAGAGGCGAGCTCAAGAAGTTGTTAAAGCTTAAGGATGAAGTTGGCGAGCTTTCTGTAAAGGATACGAGGTCCTTTGTGAAACTAGTAAGAAAGACAGAGTCTACAATCTTAAAGAAGGCCGATGTAGTGTGCTGCACATGTGTTGGTGCCGGTGACAAGCGGCTGGATTCTAAATTTAGAACGGTGCTCATTGATGAGAGTACTCAGGCCTCTGAACCCGAATGCTTGATCCCCATAATTAAGGGTGCAAAGCAAGTTGTGCTGGTAGGCGACCACCAGCAACTGGGACCAGTGATTTTAGACCGTAACGCAGGTGATGCAGGCCTCAAGCAGTCGCTATTCGAACGTTTGATTTCTCTGGGTCATGTCCCAATTAGGCTGGAGGTTCAATATCGTATGAATCCATATTTGAGTGAATTTCCGAGTAACATGTTTTATGAAGGCACTTTGCAGAATGGAGTTACTGTAGAGCAGCGTACTGTTGTCGATAGCTCTTTCCCATGGCCTATCTGTGATATACCAATGATGTTCTGGGCCAACTATGGGAGGGAGGAAATATCAGCCAATGGTACCTCCTATCTGAATCGTATTGAAGCCATCAACTGTGAACGTATCATAACTCGGTTATTCAAAGATGGTGTAAAGCCAGAACAGATAGGTGTTGTGACACCATACGAAGGTCAGAGAGCATATATCATTCAGTACATGCAAATGAACGGTTCTATGGACAAGGATCTGTATATGACTGTGGAAGTTGCCTCTGTGGACGCGTTCCAGGGTCGTGAGAAGGATTACATCATTCTGTCTTGTGTTCGTGCGAATGACCAACAATCCATTGGATTTTTAACTGACCCTAGAAGGTTAAACGTTGCACTCACACGTGCAAAATATGGTTTAGCTATATTAGGTAACCCAGCCTCACTTTGCAGAAACAGTATTTGGAATCATCTGCTAATTCATTTCAGAGAGAAGGGCTGTCTTGTTGAAGGTACGATGGATAATCTCCAACTGTGCACCATGCAGTTAACCAGGTCAAAGAATGTAAATTCCAATTCAGATTCTCGCCAGAAGAATACCAAGTGGCATTTAGAGAGCAATCTGCCCCTTCCTGAATTCCCAATTTCTAATAATAGAGAGTTTGATTCTCAGAATTTAATGTCTTTCGGTGGCCAAGGATCAAACATATTCGCTCCAAGCAGTGACCTTTCTTCTTTTATGAACAGTAATCAGCAATATTGGAATGCACCTGGTCCAGAACTTGGTCTACCTGCGAAAGAACGTGATTCTGAGCAGAGAGGCTATACATCATCAAACGTAGGATTGGACGCCACGTTAGCCCGAGAGCTGCAACAATTTACGGCCAGTTCACTTGGTTATGAGGCTAATCAAGATAGTACCGGCACAGCTCAATTCAAGGCTTTGAATTCTTTTCAAAATCTGAATATCCATGGGTAA
- a CDS encoding ABR023Cp (Syntenic homolog of Saccharomyces cerevisiae YMR081C (ISF1) and YKL093W (MBR1)), producing the protein MPVSSASGSLCPSDSAGTMVPNIQKAQEAGCSFRLHSPQQSAAAETCQCRNGMRIFERSVEESCADVWDSDTSEEERSDAEDDALGDEACAGGRRARAVRAHSGASSALRQTTCARCHKLRAARSAHDEQGQRPRTNSIILQLSRQTTRQSFLDSAAPGHGDSADDAVCHTKSRSSFSAIPTHIYSLERYISAELDSATESFFDTDVKLADTSATNGVSSVASPNFPSSSASISMSLASLSSASNFNDKLSPPPVFLDQRKRRKSHIELALSESFQ; encoded by the coding sequence ATGCCGGTATCGTCTGCCTCAGGCAGCTTATGTCCGTCTGATAGCGCAGGCACTATGGTCCCCAATATCCAGAAGGCGCAGGAGGCGGGATGCAGTTTCCGCCTGCACTCGCCGCAGCAGAGCGCCGCAGCAGAGACGTGCCAGTGCAGAAACGGCATGAGGATTTTCGAGCGGTCGGTGGAGGAGTCGTGCGCAGACGTGTGGGACTCGGACACctcggaggaggagcgcaGCGACGCGGAGGACGATGCGCTGGGCGACGAGGCGTGTGCAggcggcaggcgcgcgcgcgctgtgcgcgcgcacagcggcgccagcagcgcgctgCGACAGACGacgtgcgcgcgctgccacaaactgcgcgcggcgcgcagcgcgcaCGACGAGCAGGGCCAGCGCCCGCGCACGAACAGCATCATACTCCAGCTCTCGCGGCAGACCACGCGACAGAGCTTCCTCGATAGTGCGGCGCCGGGCCACGGCGACAGCGCGGACGACGCGGTGTGCCACACCAAGTCGCGCTCGTCGTTTTCCGCGATCCCCACGCACATCTACAGCCTCGAGCGGTACATCAGCGCGGAGTTGGACTCCGCCACGGAGTCCTTCTTTGACACGGACGTCAAGCTGGCGGACACGTCCGCGACGAACGGCGTGAGCAGCGTCGCCTCGCCGAACTTCCCGAGCTCCTCCGCGAGCATCTCCATGAGCCTCGCCAGCCTCAGCTCGGCCTCCAACTTTAACGACAAGCtctcgccgccgccggtgTTCCTGGACCAGCGCAAGCGCAGGAAGTCACACATCGAGCTGGCGCTCTCCGAGTCGTTCCAGTAG
- a CDS encoding ABR026Cp (Syntenic homolog of Saccharomyces cerevisiae YKL096W (CWP1); Tandem gene quadruplication in this organism): MKFVSSFLLAATALAAGVLADSEEFFFLGLRTATKFHFSAIYAHDHALKVSYQGGPKGDALSAVITDSGKLKLSDGTFAVVTPDGPVVEGSEDQASAGFAIANGYLTYSGNSAFVPVANGDTYDLSVKPTSASPEIAIGISAQSKDTPGGVAADFPPSS; the protein is encoded by the coding sequence ATGAAATTCGTCTCCAGCTTCCTTTTGGCCGCCaccgcgctcgccgccggcgtccTCGCCGACTCCGAGGAGTTCTTCTTCCTCGGCCTGCGCACCGCCACCAAGTTCCACTTCTCCGCCATCTACGCCCACGACCACGCCCTGAAGGTCAGCTACCAGGGCGGCCCCAAAGGCGACGCCCTCTCCGCCGTCATCACCGACAGCGGCAAGCTCAAGCTCTCTGACGGCACCTTCGCCGTTGTCACCCCCGACGGCCCCGTCGTCGAGGGCTCCGAGGACCAGGCCTCCGCAGGCTTTGCCATCGCCAACGGCTACCTCACCTACTCCGGCAACTCCGCCTTCGTCCCTGTCGCCAACGGCGACACCTACGATCTGTCCGTCAAGCCCACCAGCGCCTCCCCCGAGATCGCGATCGGCATCAGCGCCCAGTCGAAGGACACCCCCGGCGGGGTTGCCGCTGACTTCCCCCCCAGCTCTTAG
- the YJU2 gene encoding mRNA splicing protein YJU2 (Syntenic homolog of Saccharomyces cerevisiae YKL095W (YJU2)) — MSERKAINKYYPPDYDPEQAERQVRQLSKKLKTMHRDTVGIRLMTPFSMRCLKCSEYIPKFRKFNGKKELLPERYLDTIKIYRLSIRCPRCNSTISFRTDPNRGDYTMEAGGERNYVRDDARSPHIKPDETTDETLQRLLREEAEAARPADSAGEDRMQELEKRLARLQQEQHDAEEIDRLHRESLERGRRAASLAASIADRRTRAEADAARAEEAFRAAPAHVRPTTAPDPTPAAPAPARKPAGKNPLGVVVRNKKKQRARLAAQHRVPTDSAPADPSA, encoded by the coding sequence ATGTCTGAGAGAAAGGCCATCAACAAGTACTACCCGCCGGACTACGACCCCGAGCAGGCCGAGCGCCAGGTCCGGCAGCTCTCCAAGAAGCTCAAGACCATGCACCGCGACACCGTCGGCATCCGCCTGATGACGCCTTTCAGCATGCGCTGCCTCAAGTGCTCGGAGTACATCCCCAAGTTCCGCAAGTTCAACGGCAagaaggagctgctgccggaGCGGTACCTGGACACCATCAAGATCTACCGCTTGAGCATCcgctgcccgcgctgcAACAGCACGATATCGTTCCGCACCGACCCGAACCGCGGCGACTACACCATGGaggccggcggcgagcgcaACTACGTGCGCGACGACGCACGCAGCCCGCACATCAAGCCCGACGAGACCACCGACGAgacgctgcagcgcctgctgcgcgaggaggccgaagccgcccgccccgccgACTCCGCCGGCGAGGACCGCATGCAGGAACTCGAGAAGCGCCTCGcgcgcctgcagcaggagcagcaCGACGCAGAGGAGATCGACCGTCTGCACCGTGAGAGCCTGgagcgcggccgccgcgccgcctcGCTGGCCGCTTCCATCGCCGAccgccgcacgcgcgcagaagccgacgccgcgcgcgcagaAGAGGCCTtccgcgccgcgccagctcACGTCCGCCCGACCACCGCCCCGGATCCGACCCCCGCTGCCCCGGCCCCCGCCAGGAAGCCTGCAGGTAAAAATCCCCTTGGCGTGGTCGTCCGCAACAAAAAGAAACAGAGGGCTAGGCTGGCAGCTCAGCACCGCGTCCCGACCGATTCCGCCCCCGCTGACCCGTCTGCGTGA
- a CDS encoding ABR025Cp (Syntenic homolog of Saccharomyces cerevisiae YKL096W (CWP1); Tandem gene quadruplication in this organism) yields the protein MKVFSGAILGLTALAKMVLADSEAFYFLSIRSASMYHMSSVFEDNGALKLGGSTADALSAVVTDDGKLKLSNGHYAVVDAKGAFTAGSADKASTGFSISRGYVTYKGNSGFYPVGSSSPYELTLEQPGATSISVALRAQSVTGASSVDDFEPAEGAARSAAPAAGAGPAANATAPVANGTAPATNGTAPAGGFANVTVTATGYHTVIQTITSCENNGGKCTVLTTTGPAPVPVSTAPGSSAPHSSAPVSSAPVSSAPHSSAPHSSAPSTSASSTIPIETQTGNGAAKAVVGLGAGVLAAAAMLI from the coding sequence ATGAAGGTATTCAGCGGAGCAATTTTGGGCTTGACGGCCTTGGCAAAGATGGTCTTGGCGGACTCCGAGGCGTTCTACTTTTTGAGCATCAGATCTGCGTCGATGTACCACATGTCGTCGGTGTTCGAGGACAACGGGGCGTTGAAGCTCGGCGGGTCGACGGCCGACGCACTGTCGGCGGTGGTGACGGACGACGGGAAGTTGAAGTTGTCGAACGGGCACTACGCGGTGGTGGACGCCAAGGGCGCGTTCAcggcgggcagcgcggaCAAGGCGTCGACGGGCTTCAGCATCAGCCGCGGCTACGTGACGTACAAGGGCAACTCGGGCTTCTACCCCGTGGGCTCGAGCAGCCCCTACGAGTTGACGCTCGAGCAGCCGGGCGCAACGAGCATCAGCGTGGCGCTCCGCGCGCAGTCCGTGACGGGCGCGTCCTCGGTGGACGACTTTGAGCCTGCGGAgggcgccgcgcgctcggccgcgcccgcggccggCGCTGGGCCAGCCGCCAACGCGACCGCGCCGGTCGCCAACGGCACCGCGCCCGCCACCAACGGCACCGCGCCAGCCGGGGGCTTTGCCAACGTGACCGTTACCGCCACCGGCTACCACACCGTGATCCAGACCATCACCTCGTGCGAGAACAACGGCGGCAAGTGCACCGTGCTCACGACCACCGGCCCTGCCCCAGTGCCAGTCTCGACCGCGCCAGGCTCCTCGGCTCCACACTCGTCGGCCCCAGTCTCGTCGGCCCCAGTCTCGTCGGCCCCACACTCGTCGGCCCCACACTCGTCGGCCCCATCCACCTCCGCCTCCTCGACCATTCCTATCGAGACCCAGACGGGCAACGGCGCCGCCAAGGCTGTCGTCGGGCTAGGCGCGGGTGTCcttgccgctgctgctATGTTGATCTAA